A region from the Triticum urartu cultivar G1812 chromosome 1, Tu2.1, whole genome shotgun sequence genome encodes:
- the LOC125526891 gene encoding pathogen-associated molecular patterns-induced protein A70-like — protein sequence MDGGATAAALGAWEAVQGFFTPATLFLTVNLVIGTILLTSRSHQRRRQGGHDGDHQQEPLHHVEPQQQHQEDLYYRDQQQQQQQYVPPPPAPAPLTRTSSVLDRLRSIGLYRFRSGDFPPEYAAGAVTDSRDVTASPEPEPAPTAGDAHHARSRSEPPARVERRRAPPSKMKRSSSEARRAEVAPAPAARVVQPAVLEEEEHDDDLVEHAARADTEFTDNYNSFTTPPPEQEPEEEQYYREEYVPPYRPAPLARAPSVLERLRSFSLYRFNSGNLSPELSSSPDHAVASVAAADEKKTSTQYSRSRSEPAREQGKKGKKPQQQGEKQGAEGKMSKSSSEARMLPPPPPPPPEVEEGGVDARADDFINSFRKQLQLQRLNSLLNYKEVLNRGAK from the coding sequence ATGGACGGCGGCGCGACGGCCGCGGCGCTCGGCGCGTGGGAGGCTGTGCAGGGCTTCTTCACGCCGGCCACGCTCTTCCTCACCGTCAACCTCGTCATCGGCACCATCCTGCTCACCTCTCGCTCCCACCAGCGCCGACGCCAGGGCGGCCACGACGGCGACCACCAACAAGAACCGCTCCACCACGTGGAGCCGCAGCAGCAGCATCAGGAGGATCTGTACTACCGcgaccagcagcagcagcagcagcagtacgtgcccccgccgccggcgccggcgccgctGACGCGCACCTCGTCGGTGCTCGACCGCCTCCGCTCCATCGGCCTCTACCGCTTCCGCTCCGGCGACTTCCCGCCCGAGTACGCCGCGGGCGCCGTGACCGACTCGCGGGATGTGACGGCCTCTCCGGAACCGGAACCAGCGCCGACGGCCGGAGACGCCCACCACGCCAGGAGCCGGTCCGAGCCCCCGGCGCGGGTGGAGAGGAGGCGGGCGCCGCCGTCGAAGATGAAGAGGTCCAGCTCCGAGGCGAGGAGGGCCGAGGTGGCCCCGGCGCCGGCGGCTCGGGTGGTCCAGCCGGCCGtgctggaggaggaggagcacgacgACGACCTCGTAGAGCACGCCGCGAGGGCGGACACCGAGTTCACCGACAACTACAACAGCTTCACGACACCGCCGCCGGAGCAGGAGCCGGAggaggagcagtactaccgcgaggAGTACGTGCCTCCATACAGGCCGGCGCCGCTGGCGCGCGCGCCGTCCGTGCTGGAGCGCCTGCGCTCCTTCAGCCTCTACCGCTTCAACTCCGGCAACCTGTCCCCCGAGCTCTCCTCCTCGCCGGACCATGCCGTGGCCTCCGTCGCGGCGGCGGACGAGAAGAAGACGTCGACTCAGTACAGCAGGAGCCGGTCGGAGCCGGCGCGGGAGCAGGGCAAGAAGGGCAAGAAGCCGCAGCAGCAGGGGGAGAAGCAGGGGGCGGAGGGGAAGATGAGCAAGTCGAGCTCGGAGGCGAGGATGctgcccccgccgccgccaccaccgccggagGTGGAGGAGGGCGGCGTGGACGCGCGGGCGGACGACTTCATCAACAGCTTCCGGAAGCAGCTCCAGCTGCAGCGGCTCAACTCGCTGCTCAACTACAAGGAGGTGCTCAACCGCGGCGCCAAGTAG